Below is a genomic region from Zea mays cultivar B73 chromosome 9, Zm-B73-REFERENCE-NAM-5.0, whole genome shotgun sequence.
CTAGAGATGCTTCAGTTTTCATTTTTATCTGATTGGTTCCAACAGTAGGTCCTGGTGATGACTGCTCTCTAAAAGATGGATGCACGAATGCACCCTCTTTAGAACAAAATTCGTCCAAAATATGTTGTAAATATTCAACAACATCCTTTGTCCACTGAGAGCGTTGGTTATCAGAACCCGCTACTGAAATACTGTTAGGTGTCTGTCGGGTCTGTAGCTATATAAAATTGAATACACATCATCACAATGGTGCAATGTGGCATTTGATAGTAAATAAGAGAAGGTTACAAGAGATTCCAAACCTGGTTCAGGTATGTGACTTTAATAAACCATGTTGCTCTTAGCAACGGAACATTATATCGAATTAGACCTTCAAAAAGTGATTTTCTACGGTAACCATGAGGAATGTGCTCAGACAATGAACACAGTCGCTTGTTTGGCTGAGCAAGGGCCTGCAAGGCAATAATGGATGTAAAGAAAGAAAACTAATGAATGTAAGCAAACTGAGCTCATTGCTGCAGCACCAGCATAACAAAGTAAAAAACATCATTCAGCACCATAAATCGAATATTCCAAGCTGAATAACTTTGAATTCCACAGATGAAACATGTGAAAAAGGCTAATGCTCGCTGTCCCAAGTAACAATGTTGTTCAAGATTTTAAATGCCAAAAGCAACCTCACAGTAAGAATGGTCATATGTCCTTAGCTGTTATTCTAGCAGTACACTATCAATCAAATACTCAAAAGGAAGCCAAACATCTAACTATCAGGCAAAAGCAAGCTTAAAAATTTGCAAACTTAGATAACAAACATGAAATATTTACTGAGGTTCTATTGAACAAAACATTATATTATTATAACAACAAATGACAGGTTAGTCTGCTCGACCTCAATCCATTTTCTGCGGGTGTCCTCATTACATGGTCTTTGCTCTGGGTAAACTCCAGGCTTGATCAGTAGAGATCCAGAAAGAGGAACTCCATAAACTTGGCCAGCCTGTTGAGAAAGAAAGAGCATCAGTTTTTTATGTTTAACACAATATCATGTAATAGGAGGCTTGATCAGTTTTTTATGTTCTAGAATTCACAAATGACAACCCACATTATCTGCTTTTTAAATTTCAGGTAACCTGAATTTGATGAAACCAGATGGATGGGATACACATGTAACTGATTAAATTATAAAAGCTCCTTAAATATCCCATATATATTGTCTTAAGGGAAAGAGACCTCATTGAAATCAACTTACTGGAGATTACGCCTACGGATGGTAGACTCTTCACCACCGCCTAGAAGAAGTGTCCTCTAGAGAAAAGTCAATTAGAAACCGATAGCCAAGTTATAATGGCACCTGCGATGC
It encodes:
- the LOC118473448 gene encoding mediator of RNA polymerase II transcription subunit 12-like, encoding MVLNDVFYFVMLALAQPNKRLCSLSEHIPHGYRRKSLFEGLIRYNVPLLRATWFIKVTYLNQLQTRQTPNSISVAGSDNQRSQWTKDVVEYLQHILDEFCSKEGAFVHPSFREQSSPGPTVGTNQIKMKTEASLAAGDIEEPLVHFKWWYMVRLIQWHLTEELLVPSVLIEWLSNQLQERDSVDVLELLLPIMLGLVDTISLSQTYVRMFVRIFLL